A genomic region of Mitsuaria sp. 7 contains the following coding sequences:
- a CDS encoding helix-turn-helix domain-containing protein, which translates to MTTPDHPLCGTGGFSCGLDATLRIISGKWKPLVLFFLRDGPRRYGELKRLVEGVSDKVLIQHLKELEADQVLARTDYKEVPPRVDYALTPLGRSLAEAIVPLCTWGTQHMAEVADIFAKREA; encoded by the coding sequence ATGACCACCCCTGATCACCCCCTCTGCGGCACCGGCGGTTTTTCCTGCGGGCTCGACGCCACGCTGCGCATCATCTCGGGCAAGTGGAAACCGCTGGTCCTGTTCTTCCTGCGGGACGGCCCCCGGCGCTACGGCGAGCTCAAGCGCCTGGTCGAGGGCGTCAGCGACAAGGTGCTGATCCAGCACCTGAAAGAACTGGAAGCGGACCAGGTGCTGGCCCGCACCGACTACAAGGAAGTGCCGCCGCGCGTGGACTACGCGCTGACCCCGCTGGGTCGCAGCCTGGCGGAGGCGATCGTCCCGCTGTGCACCTGGGGCACGCAGCACATGGCGGAAGTCGCGGACATCTTTGCCAAGCGGGAAGCCTAG
- a CDS encoding LysR substrate-binding domain-containing protein: protein MLERSHLTIVQEVERLGSLTAAAGALHLTQSALSHTMRKLEQQLGTDVWLREGRSLRLTQAGQYLLAVANRVLPQLDLAEQRLQQFAQGERGSLRIGMECHPCYQWLLKVVSPYLSDWPDVDVDVKQRFQFGGIGALFGYEIDLLVTPDPLFKPGLHFEPVFDYEQVLVVTQGHALAGAKFIEPKHLIEEVLITYPVAIERLDIYNQFLQPAGISPRRHKTIETTDIMMQMVASGRGVAALPRWLAEEYAARMPLVAVRLGKQGIAKQIYLGARTADIDIDYLQAFVKLARESGGALPATKLPRTSSNSASRKSAKKIAG from the coding sequence ATGCTGGAACGCAGTCATCTCACGATCGTTCAGGAAGTGGAGCGTCTGGGCTCGCTCACCGCAGCCGCCGGCGCGCTGCACCTGACGCAGTCGGCGCTGAGCCACACGATGCGCAAGCTGGAGCAGCAGCTCGGCACGGACGTGTGGCTGCGCGAGGGCCGCAGCCTGCGGCTGACGCAGGCGGGGCAGTACCTGCTGGCGGTCGCGAACCGCGTGCTGCCGCAGCTCGATCTGGCGGAGCAGCGCCTGCAGCAGTTCGCGCAGGGCGAGCGGGGCTCGCTGCGCATCGGCATGGAGTGCCATCCCTGCTACCAGTGGCTGCTGAAGGTCGTGTCGCCCTACCTGAGCGACTGGCCGGACGTGGACGTCGACGTGAAGCAGCGCTTCCAGTTCGGCGGCATCGGCGCGCTCTTCGGCTACGAGATCGACCTGCTGGTGACGCCCGATCCGCTGTTCAAGCCGGGGCTGCATTTCGAGCCGGTGTTCGACTACGAGCAGGTGCTCGTCGTGACGCAAGGCCACGCGCTGGCGGGCGCGAAGTTCATCGAGCCCAAACATCTGATCGAGGAGGTGCTGATCACCTACCCCGTGGCGATCGAGCGGCTGGACATCTACAACCAGTTCCTGCAGCCGGCGGGGATCTCGCCGAGGCGCCACAAGACCATCGAGACCACGGACATCATGATGCAGATGGTCGCGAGCGGACGCGGCGTGGCCGCGCTGCCGCGGTGGCTGGCCGAGGAATACGCGGCCCGCATGCCGCTGGTCGCCGTGCGCCTGGGCAAGCAGGGGATCGCGAAGCAGATCTACCTCGGCGCGCGCACGGCCGATATCGACATCGACTATCTGCAGGCGTTCGTGAAGCTGGCCAGGGAGTCGGGGGGGGCACTGCCCGCGACTAAGCTACCGAGGACTTCGTCAAACAGCGCGTCGCGCAAAAGCGCCAAGAAAATTGCGGGCTGA
- a CDS encoding DUF3037 domain-containing protein encodes MNQLACCYALVRFMPHSDAEEFVNVGVVVACPQTGFFDFRLKTQNTKRVTDFFGLSPKIYVAAVLVMNGELHRVKEQLEHQPGGDVATRTRALFEGVTHPREAQVKFSKARVALADSPEAELDRLYKHYVDRTFASAT; translated from the coding sequence ATGAACCAGTTGGCCTGCTGCTACGCCCTCGTTCGATTCATGCCGCACTCCGACGCGGAGGAGTTCGTGAACGTCGGCGTTGTCGTGGCGTGTCCGCAGACCGGCTTCTTCGACTTCCGGCTGAAAACTCAGAACACCAAACGTGTCACCGACTTCTTCGGGCTGTCCCCGAAGATCTATGTCGCCGCCGTACTCGTGATGAACGGCGAGCTGCATCGCGTCAAGGAGCAGCTTGAACATCAACCCGGCGGAGACGTCGCCACGCGGACACGCGCGCTGTTCGAAGGCGTCACGCATCCGCGAGAAGCACAGGTGAAGTTCAGCAAGGCGCGAGTAGCCTTGGCTGATTCGCCGGAGGCAGAGTTGGATCGCCTCTACAAGCACTACGTCGACCGGACTTTCGCCTCGGCAACGTGA
- a CDS encoding GMC family oxidoreductase → MTRVESTPAMTADYVVIGGGSAGAVVASRLAEDRDVSVLLVEAGGSGRHPLLMLPGAMTFIKDWSRHAWLYSTEPDPSRYGRVDTWKRGRSLGGSSSINGLIWARGLPRDFDSWAALGATGWAWDDVRPAFMKAEQALGFDASERGQRGPMWVEEFRSPHPLSLALLESFGKAGFPVVPDINRAQGAAAAITQTNQRGGLRQSTETAYLRRPLPGLRILERTRAQRLTLVDGRAVGAELRRDDGSELRVAANREVIVCAGAIESPALLMRSGIGPADALRSIGIVPVVDSPEVGMNMQDHPDLYVEYAVSRPTYSDAGKWYRLPSSGLQFLLRRGGPATSPGTHVFAYGSSHGRLDDPDLLFFTGPFGQIVDGAFTGKQWVYSVTPSICRPYSRGRVWLSDRSASVAPRIQPNLLGDERDLALIVDAIGMVDGIVRRPPFADDLTGRLRPKEGVALSDRDSLAAFARSAVATCHHSCGTCRMGSDGNAVVDPSLRVRGVANLRVADASVFPQITSGNLNAPAIMVGERAAEMIRSA, encoded by the coding sequence ATGACGCGGGTCGAATCGACTCCCGCGATGACGGCGGACTACGTCGTCATCGGCGGCGGCTCGGCCGGCGCGGTGGTCGCGTCGCGGCTGGCCGAGGACCGCGACGTCAGCGTCCTGCTTGTCGAGGCCGGCGGCAGCGGCCGGCATCCGCTGCTGATGCTCCCCGGCGCGATGACCTTCATCAAGGACTGGTCGCGCCACGCGTGGCTGTATTCGACCGAGCCCGATCCATCGCGGTACGGCCGCGTCGACACCTGGAAGCGCGGACGCTCGCTGGGCGGCAGCAGCAGCATCAACGGGCTCATCTGGGCGCGCGGGCTGCCGCGGGATTTCGACAGCTGGGCGGCGCTCGGTGCCACCGGATGGGCGTGGGATGACGTTCGTCCCGCCTTCATGAAGGCGGAGCAGGCCTTGGGCTTCGACGCGAGCGAGCGTGGTCAGCGCGGTCCCATGTGGGTGGAGGAATTCCGCTCGCCGCATCCGTTGTCGCTGGCCTTGCTCGAATCCTTCGGGAAGGCGGGCTTTCCCGTCGTCCCCGACATCAACCGGGCGCAGGGCGCGGCGGCTGCCATCACGCAGACCAACCAGCGCGGCGGACTGCGGCAGAGCACGGAGACCGCCTACCTGCGCCGCCCGTTGCCGGGACTGCGCATCCTCGAGCGGACACGCGCGCAACGCCTGACCCTCGTCGACGGGCGCGCGGTGGGTGCGGAGCTGCGCCGCGACGACGGCAGCGAACTGCGCGTCGCGGCGAATCGCGAGGTGATCGTCTGCGCCGGTGCCATCGAGAGCCCGGCCTTGCTGATGCGCTCGGGCATCGGCCCGGCGGACGCGCTCCGTTCAATCGGCATCGTGCCGGTGGTGGACTCGCCGGAGGTCGGCATGAACATGCAGGACCATCCGGACCTGTACGTCGAATACGCCGTGTCGCGCCCGACGTATTCCGACGCGGGGAAGTGGTACCGATTGCCGAGCAGCGGCTTGCAGTTCCTGCTGCGGCGGGGCGGGCCGGCCACATCTCCGGGCACGCATGTCTTCGCCTACGGCAGTTCCCACGGGCGTCTGGATGATCCGGACCTGCTGTTCTTCACCGGCCCGTTCGGGCAGATCGTCGATGGCGCCTTCACCGGCAAGCAATGGGTCTACAGCGTGACGCCGTCGATCTGCCGTCCGTACTCGCGGGGGCGCGTGTGGCTCTCCGACCGTTCGGCGTCGGTGGCGCCGCGGATCCAGCCCAACCTGCTCGGCGACGAACGCGATCTGGCGCTGATCGTCGATGCCATCGGCATGGTGGACGGCATCGTGAGGCGGCCGCCGTTCGCGGATGACCTCACGGGCCGCCTGCGACCCAAGGAAGGCGTCGCCCTGTCCGACCGCGACAGCCTGGCGGCATTCGCGCGCTCGGCCGTGGCGACCTGCCACCACAGCTGCGGCACCTGCCGCATGGGGTCGGACGGCAACGCGGTCGTCGATCCCTCGCTGCGGGTCCGCGGCGTGGCCAACCTGCGCGTGGCGGATGCATCCGTCTTCCCTCAGATCACCTCGGGCAACCTCAATGCGCCCGCCATCATGGTGGGGGAGAGGGCGGCGGAGATGATCAGGAGCGCTTAG
- a CDS encoding TonB-dependent receptor: MTRSRLFAKHGSFRFGLLPTAAAAMVIAGLMAGPSARAQSAPETAEKEKDKQTLDRVEVTSSKRRQTLSDVAGTVSAISGADIEKHGSADLEDLLKLTPGVQFNKGTADGSLISIRGVGTNSNGAAQGFTQSPTGIYIEDVPFTDPFAFVSTPDLSPFDLERVEVLRGPQGALYGSSSLGGAIRYIMAKPNKRVVEGSVLAGFSSTASGGTGWSTSAMANLPLADGKAGLRVVVNSREDPGFIDNLGTGRKDANTIRVSGGRVLFTYALTPDFDITAMYLRQRSKQADGPGISPFDYSTGAGYVKNYESLDVKTAFPMAYTSTFDLGTLQANLNLGDFRLTSLTGRQTKSRSAREDFTRDFFDPALLNDKWTSDTDYHSKSTSQELRVTPLTPGRVNWLVGAFWMDADIQRDQQVYEEPRGEVADLRFRRNGKATEGAVFADAEIKITDRLIADIGARRYKTKLSYDRITGTTAADTASTPYSSSESGTTPKASLRYVIDESMSVYALASRGYRFGGISNLGSSAQGLPYKSDSLWNYEAGWRWSPTKSASIDLSVFRIDWKDVQLSELYVDPATNRSFLVTGNVGKAKSQGVEAAAAWRPFSKLSLKGTVAYTDAATSGGISIGGSPIASGTRLPGTAKWQGSLDATTYFDGPFDSNGRVSALVAYTGKRNAQIDSNMVLPSYTTVDLRASLSWNSVELGVFVNNAGNSRGLSAGVDYFTTYTEFYPIRPRTVGVTLRYDY; the protein is encoded by the coding sequence TGGCGGGCACGGTGTCCGCGATCAGCGGCGCCGACATCGAGAAGCACGGCAGCGCCGACCTCGAGGACCTGCTGAAGCTCACGCCCGGGGTCCAGTTCAACAAGGGCACCGCGGACGGCTCGCTGATCTCGATCCGCGGCGTCGGCACCAACTCCAACGGCGCCGCGCAGGGTTTCACGCAGTCGCCCACCGGCATCTACATCGAGGACGTGCCCTTCACCGACCCGTTCGCCTTCGTGTCGACGCCGGACCTGTCGCCCTTCGACCTGGAGCGGGTCGAGGTCCTGCGCGGTCCGCAGGGCGCGCTGTATGGCTCGTCGTCGCTGGGCGGCGCGATCCGCTACATCATGGCCAAGCCCAACAAGCGCGTGGTGGAGGGCTCGGTGCTCGCCGGCTTCTCCTCGACGGCCAGCGGCGGCACCGGCTGGTCGACCTCGGCCATGGCGAACCTGCCGCTGGCCGACGGCAAGGCCGGCCTGCGCGTGGTCGTGAACTCCCGCGAGGATCCCGGCTTCATCGACAACCTGGGCACCGGCCGCAAGGACGCCAACACGATCCGGGTGAGCGGCGGGCGGGTGCTGTTCACCTACGCCCTCACGCCGGACTTCGACATCACGGCGATGTACCTGCGCCAGCGCAGCAAGCAGGCCGACGGTCCGGGCATCTCGCCCTTCGACTATTCGACGGGCGCCGGCTACGTCAAGAACTATGAGAGCCTCGACGTCAAGACCGCGTTCCCGATGGCCTACACCTCGACCTTCGATCTCGGGACCCTGCAGGCCAACCTGAATCTGGGCGACTTCCGCCTTACCTCGCTCACAGGACGACAGACCAAGTCCCGCAGCGCGCGAGAGGACTTCACGCGCGACTTCTTCGATCCGGCGCTGCTGAACGACAAGTGGACCTCCGACACGGACTACCACTCGAAGTCGACCTCGCAGGAGTTGCGCGTGACGCCGCTGACGCCGGGTCGGGTGAACTGGCTGGTCGGCGCGTTCTGGATGGATGCGGACATCCAGCGCGACCAGCAGGTCTACGAGGAGCCGCGCGGTGAGGTCGCCGACCTGCGCTTCCGCCGCAACGGCAAGGCGACGGAAGGGGCGGTGTTCGCCGATGCCGAGATCAAGATCACCGACCGCCTCATCGCCGACATCGGCGCGCGGCGCTACAAGACCAAGCTGTCCTACGACCGCATCACCGGCACCACCGCGGCGGACACGGCCAGCACGCCGTACTCGTCGTCGGAGAGCGGGACCACGCCCAAGGCCTCGCTGCGCTACGTGATCGATGAATCGATGTCGGTCTACGCGCTGGCGTCGCGCGGCTACCGCTTCGGCGGGATCTCCAACCTGGGCAGCAGCGCGCAGGGCCTGCCGTACAAGTCGGACTCGCTGTGGAACTACGAGGCCGGCTGGCGTTGGAGCCCGACCAAGTCCGCGTCCATCGACCTCAGCGTGTTCCGCATCGACTGGAAGGACGTGCAACTGTCCGAGCTCTACGTCGATCCCGCCACCAACCGCAGCTTCCTGGTCACCGGCAACGTCGGCAAGGCCAAGTCGCAAGGCGTGGAGGCGGCGGCGGCCTGGCGGCCGTTCTCGAAGCTGTCGCTCAAGGGCACGGTCGCGTACACGGATGCGGCGACCTCCGGCGGCATCAGCATCGGCGGCTCGCCGATCGCGAGCGGCACGCGGCTGCCGGGTACCGCGAAGTGGCAGGGATCGCTGGACGCCACGACCTACTTCGACGGACCGTTCGACAGCAACGGCCGCGTGTCCGCGCTGGTGGCCTACACCGGCAAGCGCAATGCGCAGATCGATTCCAACATGGTGCTGCCCAGCTACACGACGGTGGACCTGCGGGCGAGCCTCAGCTGGAACTCGGTGGAGCTCGGCGTGTTCGTCAACAACGCGGGCAACTCGAGGGGCTTGTCGGCCGGCGTCGACTACTTCACCACGTACACGGAGTTCTATCCGATCCGCCCCCGGACCGTCGGTGTGACGCTGCGTTATGACTACTGA